Proteins found in one Fibrobacter sp. UWH6 genomic segment:
- a CDS encoding InlB B-repeat-containing protein, producing MKMRFNFILCAMLLAASMVFAAGNSFFSLNLQVSSVVCGFGCVTQDSVFYLKQEAARCGGPAGPAGKTCVQSVKATPDSLYYLLEKHWIGAKSKHTLRLESNIDLGEISADGSCAVNHKPLPFRVSNEFYGDGKKITNLCYHSSKMSGPVGLFESIDNANISNFTIENVRIIIDGESEKGEDYYPVGALVGRISLSSIDKVKLSNVQIDAPFAGALVGVLNNSTVKNSVVEDGISIVNNTKITSGFAGSKVMGNAYNSTVKSTNYGYGVFLGGIAGVSVRSQADPSFKDTRVNAVVQNIPADNNSALGGVVGMMAASFDSVLNVTSGSQAGEEVARISGGSAMGGLVGFAGVLYENGSQQEGSINIIKSSFNGEISDGSVGGVSVNSVLQKNIFAGGLVGRDSLLGMSRLLIKNSQAELSLKDSLKVEGIYRYAAGGILGASNRCLGGDSDTIYVSIKESRSQGNIRIAGSAKDVDGLHVQAFVGGIAGDACFATNGDGLSKDTSSVNIDVRTKTAYGDLMSNGFTVFDSVVVGGVVGFMNSATAKALPLTEIYYDGAIEVADSLNTVVVGGVVGTYPNLNGGKAVDFNSIFVRSENLIKLNAVHADPVTRTYNDNQVAKIGGVCGICRELHDVSSVAVVANITAEGTFSGDTLLMGGMVGQSVNVNEKDTVSIVGAFSVGNILVNATMEGNSKNDKGVKRLAYLVADQQTKAYSIKSCYHYGEDDLDVGPFGGKGVAGDWTEDTNIKFLIRNGDEANLNASYNGVQKSADVKKESFAGLLNSAFENSKDYIWSFDKDYYLGTLPFLAHGSYSPTIPEGKVSFKVTFLGFDDKQLVVVNADPGSAANAPDVPEVAGYTFVKWDKDFSEVTGDLTVRAIYEINSYTVTFLKALDDTISTQLVEYGKSAVVPSGVKKIGHTFTGWDSDDYKDVKSDITVYAKFTANVHQLVYMDDEDGVLENIEVAYGSAITLMSDIEKAADEKYSYTFVKWVMEDGSDVIPATMPDEDVVLKAVFKSEAVMYKVVFQDFDGTELLTKEITYEGSVETPADPSRLGYKFIGWSSDEYKQVKADLVIKAKYEQLNYAVVFEDYDGDTLKFLSLTYGAEVTAPAVPRRQSTEQYDYTFKGWTPAVEKVTDNVVYVAEYDSSLVKYTVSFVINGTVYESQVEYGQAAVAPEAPVIEGLTFVGWDSSYTEIVGDLKINAIYDTIKYKVVFRDYKDSIVYEMMVPHGDTIHLANSMALDRKATEDYVYSFKGWSEALGKVIRDMNIKAVYDSTYIGKPSSSASEEPASSSSNQVEVQIVSPKFEQSGNAIRLSFKTEGSDEPATVTVLDELGMVIATATVTDGYWEMVPAPKGKSYVTVEVGGKVIYQESYEVKKEVVMQAKSWQMVSVVAMDESTLSASEMNFYWWDELNPVGEYWQYRSYRGGPIDETRGYWVGSAREVAIPLREVEVSADAEIQWKLDNKYSGWNLVANPYGWYVDLSKGKTEGDAEVIFWHWDSELGAYSVAEVVGPYEAVWAQVDHSTVFSVKADPDYNYAEKNDLSVAGKVASMRKGSARKASADNWSVVVALSDDNGKVDSWNILGAGSSAETLDEPPSGMGDRVNLSIRESAKGSVLAKSIKAVASEYEWILDLSANTAREGKLTFEGVDALKELGYVMYVTVDGETKEVTDGKSLNVALKQDAKQVQVRVAARSDMAVASAALNGFKVLQNAGSLQVGFNAADALAGANGHYALVSVNGKSVARGNFAARAGQNVLDLQAPKSGLYFMQVKVGSQTMNAKVMVK from the coding sequence ATGAAGATGAGATTCAATTTTATCCTGTGTGCCATGCTGCTTGCCGCCAGCATGGTTTTTGCTGCTGGAAACAGCTTTTTTTCCTTGAATTTGCAGGTTTCTTCGGTTGTTTGCGGTTTTGGTTGCGTTACGCAGGATTCTGTGTTCTACCTAAAGCAGGAAGCTGCTAGGTGCGGGGGCCCCGCAGGGCCTGCTGGTAAGACTTGTGTGCAGTCTGTAAAGGCAACACCCGATAGCCTTTACTACCTGCTGGAAAAGCACTGGATCGGTGCAAAAAGCAAGCACACCCTCAGATTGGAATCCAATATCGACCTGGGAGAAATTTCTGCCGATGGTTCCTGTGCCGTCAATCATAAGCCGTTGCCGTTCCGTGTTAGCAATGAATTTTATGGTGATGGCAAGAAAATCACCAATTTGTGCTACCATAGTTCCAAAATGAGCGGACCGGTCGGTCTTTTTGAATCAATCGACAATGCAAACATCTCTAACTTTACCATTGAAAACGTCCGCATTATCATTGATGGCGAAAGTGAAAAGGGCGAAGATTATTATCCGGTGGGAGCCCTTGTTGGTCGAATCAGCCTGTCTTCTATTGACAAAGTCAAGCTTTCCAATGTCCAGATTGATGCACCTTTTGCAGGTGCCCTCGTTGGTGTACTGAACAATTCCACTGTCAAGAATTCTGTTGTGGAAGATGGTATCAGCATTGTCAACAACACCAAGATCACTAGCGGTTTTGCCGGTTCCAAGGTTATGGGGAATGCCTATAACTCCACGGTCAAGAGCACGAACTATGGATATGGAGTATTCCTTGGCGGTATCGCCGGTGTGTCTGTCCGTTCTCAGGCAGACCCTTCTTTCAAGGATACTCGTGTTAATGCTGTTGTGCAGAACATCCCTGCAGATAATAATTCTGCCCTGGGTGGCGTTGTGGGTATGATGGCCGCCTCCTTCGACTCTGTTCTCAATGTGACCTCCGGTTCCCAGGCTGGCGAAGAAGTTGCCAGGATTTCTGGCGGCAGCGCCATGGGTGGCCTCGTTGGTTTTGCCGGCGTGCTTTATGAAAACGGTTCCCAGCAGGAAGGTTCCATTAACATCATCAAGTCCTCTTTCAATGGTGAAATTTCTGATGGTTCCGTGGGAGGCGTATCTGTTAATAGCGTTCTCCAGAAGAATATCTTTGCCGGTGGCCTTGTGGGTCGTGATTCTCTTCTTGGTATGTCTAGACTGCTTATCAAGAATAGCCAGGCGGAACTTTCTCTGAAGGATTCTCTCAAGGTTGAAGGTATTTACCGCTATGCAGCCGGTGGTATCCTTGGTGCAAGTAACCGCTGTCTCGGCGGTGATTCCGATACGATTTACGTTTCTATCAAGGAATCCCGTTCTCAAGGAAATATTCGTATTGCCGGATCCGCCAAGGATGTTGATGGCCTTCATGTTCAGGCCTTTGTGGGTGGCATTGCCGGTGACGCCTGTTTTGCTACCAATGGCGATGGGTTGTCCAAGGATACGTCTTCTGTGAATATCGATGTTCGTACAAAGACCGCCTATGGTGACTTGATGTCCAACGGCTTTACCGTATTTGACTCGGTTGTTGTGGGCGGCGTGGTTGGCTTTATGAATTCTGCCACGGCCAAGGCTCTGCCTCTTACCGAAATTTACTATGACGGTGCCATCGAAGTGGCTGACAGTTTGAATACTGTTGTTGTGGGTGGTGTTGTCGGTACGTATCCGAACCTTAATGGCGGAAAGGCTGTTGATTTTAATAGCATCTTTGTTCGTTCCGAAAACCTGATTAAGTTGAATGCGGTTCATGCCGATCCGGTAACTCGAACCTATAATGACAATCAGGTGGCTAAAATTGGTGGTGTCTGCGGTATCTGTCGCGAACTCCACGATGTGTCCTCTGTGGCCGTAGTTGCAAATATTACTGCAGAGGGTACTTTCTCGGGTGACACCCTTCTTATGGGTGGCATGGTTGGCCAGTCTGTGAATGTGAATGAAAAGGATACCGTGTCCATTGTAGGTGCTTTTAGCGTTGGTAACATTCTGGTAAATGCTACAATGGAAGGTAATTCCAAGAATGACAAGGGTGTTAAAAGGTTGGCTTACCTTGTGGCCGATCAGCAAACGAAAGCATATAGCATCAAGTCCTGCTACCACTACGGTGAAGACGATCTGGATGTTGGTCCCTTTGGTGGAAAGGGTGTTGCTGGAGACTGGACCGAAGACACCAATATCAAGTTCCTAATCCGTAACGGTGACGAGGCCAATCTCAATGCCAGCTACAATGGTGTACAGAAAAGTGCTGATGTGAAAAAGGAATCCTTTGCGGGTCTCCTGAACAGTGCCTTCGAAAACAGCAAGGACTATATCTGGTCTTTTGACAAAGATTACTATTTGGGAACTTTGCCCTTCCTTGCTCATGGTAGTTATTCTCCGACAATTCCCGAAGGAAAGGTCTCGTTTAAGGTGACCTTCCTGGGCTTTGACGACAAACAGTTGGTTGTGGTGAATGCAGATCCTGGTTCGGCTGCCAATGCTCCCGACGTTCCCGAAGTCGCAGGCTACACCTTTGTGAAGTGGGATAAGGATTTTTCTGAAGTTACGGGTGATCTGACTGTTAGAGCTATCTATGAAATCAACTCCTATACCGTCACCTTCCTTAAGGCCTTGGACGACACTATCTCGACGCAGCTTGTTGAGTATGGTAAATCTGCCGTTGTTCCCAGCGGTGTCAAGAAGATTGGCCATACCTTTACTGGTTGGGATAGCGATGACTACAAGGATGTCAAGAGTGACATCACTGTCTATGCAAAGTTTACGGCTAATGTTCATCAGCTGGTCTATATGGATGATGAAGATGGTGTGCTTGAAAATATTGAAGTTGCTTACGGAAGCGCAATCACATTGATGTCTGACATCGAGAAGGCTGCCGACGAAAAGTATTCCTATACCTTTGTCAAGTGGGTAATGGAAGATGGCTCTGATGTGATTCCTGCAACCATGCCCGATGAAGACGTGGTGTTGAAGGCTGTCTTTAAATCTGAAGCCGTTATGTATAAAGTTGTATTCCAGGATTTTGATGGAACAGAACTGCTGACCAAGGAAATAACTTATGAAGGTTCCGTTGAAACTCCTGCCGATCCGTCCCGTCTAGGTTATAAATTCATTGGCTGGAGCAGTGATGAATACAAGCAGGTAAAGGCAGATCTTGTAATCAAGGCTAAATATGAACAGCTCAACTATGCTGTTGTGTTCGAAGATTACGATGGCGATACCCTCAAGTTCCTGTCGCTGACTTATGGTGCAGAAGTGACTGCCCCTGCAGTACCGCGCCGTCAGTCTACGGAACAGTATGATTACACCTTCAAGGGTTGGACTCCTGCTGTAGAAAAGGTGACCGACAATGTTGTGTATGTGGCCGAATACGATTCTTCCCTGGTAAAGTACACCGTGTCCTTTGTAATCAATGGAACGGTTTATGAATCTCAGGTAGAATATGGCCAGGCAGCGGTGGCTCCCGAAGCTCCTGTTATTGAAGGTCTGACTTTTGTGGGTTGGGATTCCAGCTACACCGAAATTGTCGGTGATCTCAAGATCAACGCAATCTATGACACTATTAAATACAAGGTAGTCTTCAGGGATTACAAGGATAGCATCGTTTACGAAATGATGGTTCCCCATGGCGACACCATCCACTTGGCCAACAGCATGGCTCTGGATCGCAAGGCTACCGAAGATTATGTGTACTCCTTTAAGGGCTGGAGCGAAGCTCTGGGCAAGGTTATCCGCGACATGAATATAAAGGCCGTTTACGACTCTACCTACATTGGAAAGCCCAGTTCTTCCGCCTCTGAAGAACCTGCCTCCAGCAGCTCTAATCAGGTAGAAGTGCAGATTGTCTCTCCGAAGTTTGAACAGTCTGGCAACGCTATCCGCCTGTCTTTCAAGACCGAGGGTTCCGACGAACCTGCCACGGTGACTGTGCTTGACGAACTGGGAATGGTTATTGCTACGGCTACGGTCACTGACGGCTACTGGGAAATGGTGCCCGCTCCCAAGGGCAAGTCCTACGTAACTGTTGAAGTGGGTGGCAAGGTGATTTACCAGGAGTCCTACGAGGTAAAGAAGGAAGTGGTCATGCAGGCCAAGAGCTGGCAGATGGTTTCTGTAGTGGCAATGGATGAAAGCACCTTGAGCGCTTCTGAAATGAATTTCTACTGGTGGGATGAACTGAATCCTGTCGGAGAATACTGGCAGTATCGTTCCTATCGCGGTGGCCCCATTGATGAAACCCGCGGTTACTGGGTTGGCTCTGCAAGGGAAGTTGCCATTCCCCTTCGTGAAGTGGAAGTTTCTGCAGATGCCGAAATCCAGTGGAAACTGGATAACAAGTATAGCGGTTGGAATCTGGTGGCAAATCCCTATGGCTGGTACGTAGACCTTTCTAAGGGAAAAACGGAAGGTGACGCCGAGGTTATCTTCTGGCACTGGGATTCCGAACTGGGTGCCTACAGCGTTGCCGAAGTGGTTGGCCCCTATGAAGCGGTATGGGCTCAGGTGGATCACTCCACGGTGTTCAGCGTGAAGGCTGACCCTGATTACAATTATGCCGAGAAGAATGACCTGTCTGTTGCTGGAAAGGTTGCCTCTATGCGCAAGGGTTCCGCCCGTAAGGCTTCTGCGGATAACTGGAGTGTGGTTGTTGCCCTTTCCGACGATAACGGCAAGGTGGACTCCTGGAACATTCTGGGTGCCGGCAGCAGTGCCGAAACCTTGGATGAGCCTCCTTCTGGCATGGGCGACCGCGTGAATCTCTCGATCCGCGAAAGTGCCAAGGGTTCTGTTCTGGCCAAGAGTATCAAGGCTGTGGCATCGGAATACGAATGGATCCTGGACCTGAGTGCAAATACCGCCCGCGAAGGCAAGCTAACCTTTGAAGGTGTTGACGCCCTTAAGGAATTGGGTTACGTCATGTATGTGACTGTTGACGGTGAAACCAAGGAAGTGACCGACGGAAAGTCCCTGAATGTCGCCCTGAAGCAGGATGCCAAGCAGGTGCAGGTCCGTGTGGCTGCTCGCAGTGACATGGCTGTTGCCTCTGCCGCCCTGAACGGATTCAAGGTGTTGCAGAACGCAGGTTCGCTGCAGGTTGGCTTCAATGCGGCCGACGCATTGGCTGGGGCCAATGGCCACTACGCTCTGGTGAGTGTAAACGGCAAGAGCGTGGCCCGCGGCAACTTTGCCGCCCGCGCCGGCCAGAACGTACTTGATCTGCAGGCTCCCAAGTCCGGCCTTTACTTCATGCAGGTGAAGGTTGGAAGCCAGACCATGAACGCCAAGGTGATGGTGAAGTAA
- the fabG gene encoding 3-oxoacyl-[acyl-carrier-protein] reductase — MGKLTGKKAIVTGASRGIGLAIATKLAQEGADVAILSTSVKEDLAAKLSAELGVQVKSYACNVGDSETVQNVFKQIIADMGTVDILVNNAGITRDGLLMRMKDEDFDAVIQTNLRSVFLCTRAVARTMMGKRTGRIVNITSINAIRGQAGQANYAAAKAGIIGMTKSNAMEFASRGITVNAVAPGFIGTDMTAKMDDATKEKYAASIPLQRIGNPEDVAKAVAFLASDDASYITGQVLGVDGGLNA; from the coding sequence ATGGGTAAACTTACTGGCAAGAAGGCTATTGTTACTGGTGCTTCCCGCGGTATTGGTCTGGCTATCGCTACCAAGCTGGCTCAGGAAGGCGCAGACGTCGCAATCCTTTCTACCTCCGTGAAGGAAGACTTGGCTGCCAAGTTGAGCGCCGAACTGGGTGTGCAGGTCAAGAGCTATGCCTGCAACGTTGGCGACTCCGAAACTGTACAGAACGTGTTCAAGCAGATCATTGCTGATATGGGTACCGTGGATATCCTGGTGAACAACGCCGGTATCACCCGCGACGGCCTGCTGATGCGCATGAAGGACGAAGACTTCGACGCCGTCATCCAGACCAACCTCCGTTCCGTGTTCCTCTGCACCCGTGCCGTGGCCCGCACCATGATGGGCAAGCGCACTGGCCGTATCGTGAACATCACTAGCATTAACGCTATCCGTGGCCAGGCTGGCCAGGCCAACTATGCCGCAGCCAAGGCCGGTATCATCGGCATGACCAAGTCCAACGCCATGGAATTCGCTTCCCGCGGCATTACCGTGAATGCTGTGGCTCCTGGCTTTATCGGCACCGACATGACTGCCAAGATGGACGACGCTACCAAGGAAAAGTACGCCGCTTCTATCCCCCTGCAGCGCATTGGCAACCCCGAAGATGTGGCCAAGGCAGTGGCATTTTTGGCATCCGACGACGCTTCCTACATTACCGGACAGGTATTGGGCGTTGACGGGGGCTTGAACGCTTAA
- the rnc gene encoding ribonuclease III encodes MENENLLHKVLKLWFRQKSEDGLEAKLGYRFRDPELLAHALVHRSFLTGKDMPYESNNERLEFLGDSVLNMLTTEYLYRNYPNDPEGDLSKRKSAIVSGHACAQSSKEWGLSEYIKIGKSEMKMGGRGKETIVADAYEAVLGAVYLDGGLEEVRAILNKFHFPRIKEIIVADDFVNHKSALLEYLQGKRRTSPVYVLIGEDGPEHQKVFTTEVHINDKTYGRGSGPNKKKAEQEAARVSLEMLLAEDAANSADDADKSADANSKPKKQSARHVGLP; translated from the coding sequence TTGGAAAACGAAAATTTATTGCACAAAGTATTAAAGCTCTGGTTTCGCCAGAAGTCCGAGGACGGGCTTGAGGCAAAGCTTGGGTACAGATTCAGAGATCCGGAACTGCTGGCTCATGCCCTGGTGCATCGTTCCTTCCTGACAGGAAAGGATATGCCCTACGAGAGCAACAACGAACGTCTGGAATTTCTGGGCGATTCCGTGCTCAACATGCTTACCACCGAGTATCTGTACCGCAACTATCCCAACGACCCGGAAGGTGATCTTTCCAAGCGCAAGAGTGCCATCGTGTCGGGTCACGCCTGCGCCCAGTCCAGCAAGGAATGGGGCTTGAGCGAATATATCAAGATTGGAAAGTCCGAGATGAAGATGGGTGGCCGCGGCAAGGAAACTATTGTGGCTGACGCCTACGAAGCCGTACTTGGTGCTGTATACCTGGATGGCGGTCTGGAAGAAGTCCGTGCCATTCTCAACAAGTTCCATTTCCCTCGCATCAAGGAAATCATTGTGGCCGACGATTTCGTAAACCACAAGAGCGCCTTGCTGGAATACCTGCAGGGGAAGCGTCGTACGTCGCCGGTTTACGTCTTGATTGGCGAAGACGGCCCGGAACATCAGAAGGTGTTCACCACCGAAGTCCACATCAACGATAAAACCTACGGTCGTGGTTCTGGCCCCAATAAGAAGAAGGCCGAACAGGAAGCGGCCCGCGTCAGCCTTGAAATGCTCTTGGCTGAAGACGCCGCCAACTCCGCTGATGATGCAGACAAGTCCGCCGACGCAAATTCCAAACCCAAGAAACAATCCGCACGCCACGTTGGCTTGCCTTAG
- the acpP gene encoding acyl carrier protein, which produces MNEEIFKKVVDVIVAKLEVKAEDVKPESEFGNDLGADSLDRVELVMALEDEFEVEILDSDAEKFQKVSDVVAFIESKK; this is translated from the coding sequence ATGAACGAAGAAATTTTTAAGAAGGTTGTCGACGTTATCGTTGCCAAACTCGAAGTTAAGGCTGAAGATGTGAAGCCGGAATCCGAATTCGGTAACGACCTCGGTGCTGACTCCCTCGACCGCGTCGAACTGGTTATGGCTCTCGAAGACGAATTCGAAGTCGAAATCCTCGACAGCGATGCAGAAAAGTTCCAGAAGGTTTCCGACGTTGTCGCCTTCATCGAATCCAAGAAGTAA
- a CDS encoding extracellular solute-binding protein, translated as MNFKKVAFGLMMPLAVSAVLIACNESGSNSGKGSASKAAVSEADCPILPMDPEATGEFDPVASKEARPCGAITLWGSAMPKSFNMWEDYNSFSAELMGMMFEPLVSLHSTEDKEVGILADSWSVGEDGKTFTFHVDPRAKWSDGKSITAEDVQYYYDVIMDEKNLTPIFKVGLSRFDRPEVVDSLTIKMTAKEIHWGNFWEAAGMLAFPKHAWQGKDFNQIRYDFPVVSGPYIIKTFREDRYVELARRADWWGFKKNWNRGKYNFQKIRYRFMNDQTKALEAFKKQDFNAYAIYTSSIWMKQTDFDAVQKGWAVKQRIFNKEPIGFQGMAINMRKPEYQDVRVRRALNFMLNREAMNEKYMYGQYFLQNSYYPDLWPNNTNPKATMYKFNPDSARALFADAGYKVNGQGVLEKDGKPFAINFITSSEDLRHLTLFQEDLKKIGVVATIEQMSQSTLRKRLDDADFDLYWVNWGAGRLRDPEASWSSKTAMDKGTNNLSGLQDAVVDSLIELQKTEFDLAKRNEILKALDNRLSEIVPYVLMWQCDHHRILYWNRYGMPEKVLDNFNREDAIPVYWWVDPVKSAALDKAMKAGEALPIPEYDVK; from the coding sequence ATGAATTTTAAGAAAGTTGCTTTTGGTTTAATGATGCCTCTGGCGGTGTCCGCAGTTTTGATCGCCTGCAATGAGTCTGGTTCCAATTCGGGTAAGGGCTCTGCATCAAAGGCTGCCGTTTCTGAAGCGGATTGCCCGATTCTGCCTATGGATCCCGAAGCTACTGGCGAGTTTGACCCGGTGGCTTCCAAGGAGGCTCGCCCCTGCGGTGCCATTACCTTGTGGGGTTCCGCCATGCCCAAGTCCTTCAACATGTGGGAAGACTACAACAGCTTCTCTGCAGAGTTGATGGGCATGATGTTCGAACCGCTGGTTTCCCTCCATAGTACCGAAGACAAGGAAGTTGGAATTCTGGCAGACAGCTGGAGCGTGGGCGAAGACGGCAAGACTTTTACTTTCCACGTGGACCCTCGCGCCAAGTGGAGCGACGGCAAGTCCATTACCGCCGAAGATGTGCAGTACTACTACGACGTGATCATGGACGAGAAGAACCTGACTCCCATTTTCAAGGTGGGACTTTCTCGCTTTGACCGTCCCGAAGTTGTGGACAGCTTGACCATCAAGATGACCGCCAAGGAAATTCACTGGGGCAACTTCTGGGAAGCGGCCGGTATGCTGGCATTCCCCAAGCATGCCTGGCAGGGCAAGGACTTCAACCAGATCCGTTACGATTTCCCGGTGGTATCTGGCCCCTACATCATCAAGACCTTCCGTGAAGACCGCTATGTGGAACTGGCCCGCCGTGCCGACTGGTGGGGCTTCAAGAAGAACTGGAACCGTGGCAAGTACAACTTCCAGAAGATCCGTTACCGCTTCATGAACGACCAGACCAAGGCCTTGGAAGCATTCAAGAAGCAGGACTTCAACGCCTACGCTATCTACACCAGCAGCATCTGGATGAAGCAGACTGACTTCGATGCCGTGCAGAAGGGCTGGGCCGTAAAGCAGCGCATCTTCAATAAGGAACCTATCGGTTTCCAGGGCATGGCCATCAATATGCGCAAGCCCGAGTACCAGGATGTTCGCGTCCGTCGTGCCCTGAACTTTATGCTGAACCGCGAAGCCATGAACGAAAAGTACATGTACGGTCAGTACTTCCTGCAGAACAGCTACTATCCTGACTTGTGGCCCAACAATACCAACCCCAAGGCCACTATGTACAAGTTCAATCCGGACAGTGCCCGCGCCCTCTTTGCGGATGCGGGTTACAAGGTGAATGGTCAGGGTGTTCTGGAAAAGGATGGCAAGCCTTTTGCAATTAACTTCATTACCAGCAGCGAAGACCTGCGTCATCTGACGCTCTTCCAGGAAGACCTGAAGAAGATCGGCGTGGTGGCCACCATCGAACAGATGAGCCAGAGCACCTTGCGTAAGCGTCTTGACGATGCGGACTTTGACCTTTACTGGGTGAACTGGGGCGCAGGCCGACTTCGTGATCCCGAGGCCAGCTGGTCCTCCAAGACGGCTATGGACAAGGGCACTAACAACTTGAGCGGTTTGCAGGATGCCGTGGTGGACAGCCTGATTGAATTGCAGAAGACTGAATTTGATTTGGCGAAGCGCAACGAAATCCTGAAGGCACTGGATAACCGTCTTTCCGAGATTGTGCCTTACGTTCTGATGTGGCAGTGCGATCACCACCGCATACTGTACTGGAACCGTTATGGCATGCCCGAAAAGGTTCTGGACAATTTCAATCGCGAAGACGCCATCCCCGTTTACTGGTGGGTGGATCCGGTAAAGTCTGCAGCTCTCGATAAGGCCATGAAGGCTGGCGAAGCCCTGCCCATTCCTGAATATGATGTAAAGTAA
- the fabD gene encoding ACP S-malonyltransferase, with protein MSKTILLFPGQGAQYVGMGQTLASTFEPAKKIMQEADEILGFSLSKLMAEGPEDVLKSTDNTQPALFTVSAMVMELLKSEGFEFDYVAGHSLGEYSAIYAAGGFSFADGLRLVRTRGELMASAGSKNPGAMAAIMGQDEAKIIELCESVKDAGVVVPANINCPGQIVVSGAVEGVNKLVENCAAAGIKAIPLAVSGAFHSPLMQFAQPGLAEAIAKTTFNDVAKPVIANVIAEPVTSGKEIADLLVRQLVSPVRWNDCMNKAISLGVTQGVEVGSGKVLMGLMRKISRDVKVTPVETIEAFAALKG; from the coding sequence ATGTCTAAGACCATTCTTCTTTTCCCGGGCCAGGGTGCCCAGTATGTTGGTATGGGCCAGACTCTGGCTTCTACTTTTGAACCTGCCAAGAAGATCATGCAGGAAGCTGACGAAATTCTCGGCTTCTCCCTGTCCAAGCTCATGGCTGAAGGTCCGGAAGACGTTCTCAAGAGCACCGACAATACCCAGCCCGCTCTCTTCACCGTTTCTGCAATGGTGATGGAACTTCTCAAGTCCGAAGGTTTTGAATTTGACTACGTTGCAGGTCACTCCCTGGGTGAATACTCTGCAATCTATGCCGCTGGCGGTTTCAGCTTCGCCGATGGTCTCCGCCTGGTCCGCACCCGTGGCGAACTGATGGCCTCTGCCGGTTCCAAGAACCCCGGTGCCATGGCTGCCATCATGGGTCAGGACGAAGCAAAGATTATCGAACTCTGCGAATCCGTGAAGGATGCAGGTGTCGTGGTTCCGGCAAACATCAACTGCCCGGGCCAGATCGTGGTGTCCGGTGCCGTCGAAGGCGTGAACAAGCTGGTTGAAAACTGCGCTGCTGCTGGCATCAAGGCTATCCCCCTGGCCGTGTCCGGTGCTTTCCACTCTCCGCTGATGCAGTTCGCTCAGCCGGGTCTCGCCGAAGCTATTGCAAAGACTACCTTCAACGATGTGGCTAAGCCGGTCATCGCTAACGTCATTGCAGAACCTGTGACTTCCGGCAAGGAAATTGCAGACCTCCTGGTCCGCCAGCTGGTGTCCCCGGTCCGCTGGAACGACTGCATGAACAAGGCTATCTCCCTCGGTGTAACCCAGGGTGTTGAAGTGGGTTCCGGCAAGGTTCTCATGGGTCTCATGCGCAAGATCAGCCGCGACGTGAAGGTCACCCCCGTCGAAACCATCGAAGCTTTTGCAGCCCTGAAGGGCTAA
- the plsX gene encoding phosphate acyltransferase PlsX, which translates to MVKVALDALGGDFAPDVVIEGAINAANKDADLHIVLCGPEAEVKAGLEKRGYTGHGISVVDAPDPVAMDEHPVQVLKKKPHSGLVTCVALQKKGMVDASVSAGNSGAMMASCLMLLGKTTEKFGRPPIGCVIPTAEKPIVLVDAGANVDERASVLVDFAIAGSAFAETYFGREKPKVGLVNMGEEEHKGPAVCQEAYQLLKNAPVNFIGNIEGEDLIMGKADVAVTSGFTGNVILKMIEGFYEMHHKMFGNIDSEAGRKFDEMWDYRMTGGALLLGLNGTGIIAHGRSDALAIEKAVEVAAKYARLGVAKAVNARLSEIKDEEAPAQA; encoded by the coding sequence GTGGTTAAAGTTGCACTGGATGCCCTGGGTGGCGATTTCGCTCCCGACGTTGTGATTGAAGGCGCCATTAACGCTGCCAACAAGGATGCCGATCTGCATATTGTTTTGTGCGGACCTGAGGCCGAGGTCAAGGCTGGTCTTGAAAAGCGTGGCTACACCGGTCACGGCATTTCTGTGGTTGACGCACCGGATCCGGTGGCCATGGATGAACATCCTGTACAGGTCCTCAAGAAGAAGCCTCATTCCGGTCTGGTGACTTGCGTCGCCCTCCAGAAGAAGGGTATGGTCGATGCTTCCGTCAGTGCCGGTAACTCTGGCGCCATGATGGCCAGCTGCCTTATGCTTCTTGGCAAGACCACCGAAAAGTTTGGCCGTCCGCCTATCGGCTGCGTGATCCCCACCGCCGAAAAGCCCATCGTCCTCGTGGATGCTGGCGCTAACGTAGATGAACGCGCTTCTGTACTCGTAGACTTCGCTATTGCAGGTTCTGCATTTGCCGAAACCTACTTCGGTCGCGAAAAGCCGAAGGTCGGTCTCGTGAACATGGGCGAAGAAGAACACAAGGGTCCCGCAGTTTGTCAGGAAGCCTATCAGCTTCTCAAGAACGCTCCCGTGAACTTCATCGGCAACATCGAAGGCGAAGACCTGATCATGGGCAAGGCCGACGTGGCTGTTACCTCTGGCTTTACAGGCAACGTAATCCTCAAGATGATCGAAGGCTTCTACGAAATGCATCACAAGATGTTCGGCAACATCGATTCCGAAGCTGGTCGCAAGTTCGACGAAATGTGGGACTACCGCATGACCGGTGGCGCCTTGCTCCTGGGTCTCAACGGCACCGGCATTATCGCTCACGGCCGTTCCGACGCTCTGGCTATCGAAAAGGCTGTTGAAGTGGCTGCCAAGTACGCCCGCCTCGGCGTGGCTAAGGCTGTGAACGCTCGTTTGTCTGAAATCAAGGACGAAGAAGCTCCCGCTCAGGCATAA